From the Lolium rigidum isolate FL_2022 chromosome 2, APGP_CSIRO_Lrig_0.1, whole genome shotgun sequence genome, one window contains:
- the LOC124685963 gene encoding isoaspartyl peptidase/L-asparaginase 1-like encodes MGWAIALHGGAGDIPRSLPPERREPRMATLRRSLDLAVAALQAGRTALDVVELVVRELENCPHFNAGKGSVLTSDGTVEMEASIMDGNTMRCGAVSGLSTVVNAISLARLVMEKTPHIYLGFHGAEAFARDQGVETRDPGHFITDENIERLRLAKQANRVQIDYTQPMKAQPPTDDNSRIGTVGCVAIDSSGNLATATSTGGLVNKMAGRIGDTPIIGAGTYASPLCAVSATGKGESIIRHTVGRDVAALMEHRGLPLKEAAARVVAGVPRGDVGLVAVSAAGEVTMVYNTSGMFRACATEDGYSEVGIWPEADSDANANDGN; translated from the exons ATGGGTTGGGCGATCGCGCTGCACGGCGGCGCCGGGGACATCCCGCGCTCGCTGCCGCCCGAGCGCAGAGAGCCCCGCATGGCGACGCTCCGCCGCTCTCTTGACCTCGCCGTCGCAGCGCTCCAGGCCGGCCGGACCGCCCTCGACGTCGTCGAGCTCGTA GTGCGGGAGCTGGAGAACTGCCCGCACTTCAACGCCGGAAAGGGATCCGTGCTGACGAGCGACGGCACTGTCGAGATGGAGGCCTCCATAATGGACGGCAACACCATGAGGTGCGGCGCCGTCTCGGGCCTCTCCACCGTCGTCAACGCCATCTCCCTCGCCAGGCTCGTCATGGAGAAGACGCCCCACATCTACCTCGGATTCCATGGCGCCGAGGCATTTGCAAGGGACCAG GGTGTGGAGACCAGGGATCCAGGCCACTTCATTACAGACGAAAATATTGAGAGGCTCAGGCTAGCAAAACAGGCCAACAGGGTGCAG ATCGACTACACTCAGCCGATGAAAGCCCAACCTCCCACAGACGACAACAGCCGGATCGGCACGGTGggctgcgtggccatcgactcctccGGCAACCTGGCGACGGCGACGTCCACTGGCGGTCTCGTGAACAAGATGGCTGGCAGGATCGGCGACACCCCGATCATCGGCGCGGGCACCTACGCCAGCCCTCTCTGCGCGGTGTCTGCCACGGGCAAGGGCGAGTCCATCATCCGGCACACGGTAGGGCGCGATGTGGCCGCCCTGATGGAGCACCGGGGCCTGCCGCTGAAGGAggctgccgcgcgcgtcgtagcagGCGTGCCCAGAGGCGACGTCGGCCTGGTGGCCGTGTCGGCCGCCGGGGAGGTTACCATGGTGTACAACACGTCAGGAATGTTCAGGGCCTGCGCCACGGAGGATGGCTACTCCGAGGTTGGCATATGGCCCGAGGCTGATTCTGATGCTAATGCTAATGATGGGAATTAG